GAtcaaaaaattacttgattttcaaaatcaagaaaagatTCATGGGGTTCAAAATCAAGAAACGATTCATGATTTCAAAGTTTTTTCGTGTTTAAGTAGAGATATTTCCACATTAAAATATGGCTATTCCCCTATTACATTTCAAATAATGGCTAAAAACTCCTTGCAAATCCAAAAACTGACCATCCCATCTAATTTTGACTaaaatgatacatatatatagaaaataaaagCCCAAAAATGCATTTCCTTAATGAAAATATGCAAGATTTTTGCATTAATTTACATGTTTGTATATGTATTCATGGATAGTCAAATTATTACGTACTATTAAGTTATTGAGCTAATTGAAACAAGCTGTCGTTTTTAAATATatgcaaattaattaattatccttaatatttatCATTATATAGACTCAGCGTGGATTATCCTTAACAAGACATTTTAGGCATCTAGTATCTAGTACCAAAGAATCGAGTTGTgctacaaaatatataaaattgcTACTTTCTTTAAATATCATTCTAATCATATATTTATGTCACTAGCAGGAATGAATAATTCCTTATTGAAAGAATATGTGCTTCCTTGATTGTATAAAAGAACCTTCAATAATAATGACATTCAACAAACATATTCTGTTAGAAAGGATCttaacttctttaattcaaatatttttcattttgcaACATTTCGACGTAGCATTGGAcccaaagaaagaaagaaaaaagacatAGCATTTAGTATTTGAGGAAAAATATACAACCTAACATAAAATATTATACATCTGAAGAAAATCATAATATATCAACCTCGtataaaaatgtaaaataatGTGTGAAATATGTTTATATACAAATATGAGCTAAACCAGGTAACAAACTCAGAATATGGACTATGTGATGTAAATAATTTCTCCCAATAGACAACTCTCATGAAGGAATGTGTAATCTGCAGAAAGAAACTTGCAATAAATGTAAATCATCCCAGGTAAAATATAATAgagtaaaaagaaaaacttaTAATGGTTAGAAGAACTAGAGGGGTGATATAAGTGATCTATCAAATCCTTTAACATCTAAGTATATGTGGTGGCTGCTAGTATACACAACCATAAAAACTAAAGTTATGTGAAATTCCCTGACTACATCTCTTAATTGTTAGAAATAATTACTCCAGTTTTACAGTAAAAGTTAATGAATGATAAAGATACAAATATTTCCAACTTTTACAACAAAGCTCAAGACCTGTTTAGATCTTCTTCTGGTTCTCACTCCATATTGAACTGAAGGGTATACTGAGATACAAATATCCAAACCTCGCGTGCTTTTGAAATAAAAACATAAAGCTCGTGATGATTGGATGGACATGATAAGCTGTTGCTATTCTGTTCTATGCCGGTCTTTAGGATTGCTGTACATGGGTAACAACAACATGGGGCCGTGTTTCCGTCTCCCATAACATCGCCAATAAACCACAAATATTACAGCCATAATACACACAGGGATTGCCCACCTGCAGCAGTAACAAAATAGGAaaggaaatattataaaaattcctTAGTCCAGGTCATGTCAGCTCATACAACTTTCACATCAAGCTACGGAAAATTCTTTCACAGTTCGACTACGGAAAAAGATGGACCCAACTAATACTGCTCTGCATTATATCCCCTGATATGCAACAATTACTATATCAAACCCCTTATCAAAGACGATGCTAAAAGAAAGCAACTTTGCTTCAAAACTTAGTCTGGAGAAGCACGTCTAATGGCTGCTATAAATCTTGTACTGCTTCTACTGatcaccaaaaaataaaaaaagagagcAACCCTCTTATACTGCTTTAATTACTAATAAATTGTAACCAAAACAACCAAAAAAGTTCACAAAGGATACTTGAAAGTAACAGAATTTCAGAATAAAAAGGTAATACTTCCGTACCTGTCCAGATCAAGGATTGGACTATACACGAGCGTTTCCCAAGTAGCTACAATAAAATGCCACATTGGATTATAGTAAAGCGACTCTGCAGACCAAAACATTCTTGTATATGTTTCTAAGAAGATAAAAAGTATCCATGCGCCAATCTCGACCAAAATAAACTTTATGACGAACCGCCCGACCACCACCATGAACAGTGAGAAAGCTACCAACCAATTAAAGAGTCTGTGATTATAGTCCTTAATAAATGATGACTTTGACTTCTCTAACATCTGCATAATTTGTAGATATACACAATTCATTGAAGGCCATACGAAGTGGACACggggaaagaaaaaaaacagcAACGAAGTCGGAGTAATGCAAAACATCAAAAACAAATTATTAATAAGCATGTATAAACAAGACAAACGGGTAAATCTGGAGACGGAGACTGATAATTTATCATCTGACTATTGTTTATACATTGGACAGGTAAAGGATAACTTATCATCTGACTCTTGTTTATAAATTGGACAGGTAAAGGAATTTTCCTTTGTTATTGCTTGCATTGTTTTAATAATAACACTGGCAAAATCAGTTTTGCAGAGTTCCTCTGCACATAAATTAATAGAGAGGACGTGGAAGAGGTGGAACTCATGCTTCTTAATTTCAACAACGAATTCACCGAGAGAGCAAATAATTTTAGAAGCCACCTCCAACTAAATTGATTCCAAAGGCTGCCTACGAGTATTCAGACCAAGTGTCGACTCTTTCTAATGCTCTTTTTCGTCTTTTAATTGGAAGGGGGATGTAGTCTACTAATATTAACTGGCCCAGAAAGAAAACCTACTGGAAGAGGGGGAGCAGGCAAATGATTTCATACAAGAACATTGGTGTGATGAATAATTTCCAAATTCAAGAGTGGCTGTGCAACTAGTGAAGATCAAAGCAAGAATTCAAAAGCAACAAGATCACTAGACATTTTTGACTAATTTCCAGGGATACGGGACGGTGGAAAGGATATTTTCATTTACTGCAAAGATACTATGGTTTCGGTCTGTTCGTTATCCAAATTTGTATAGTCAATTATAAGTAAAAATGTATATTTTCCTAAGCTTCCTGAATGTTTTTTTCTCATATGTTGATCCAGCGTGATGCAAATAAACTACATATTCACCACCAGATGGTAAAAGTCTCAATCCATGGTTCACCTTTTGGGTTCAATTGTATACTGTCCGTTACTTAAGGTTGGTGCTCTTCCTGATAAAACACAtcctatttctttttcttcctcaacCTCCCAACACAACCAATCGTAAGAGCTGAAGTGTACAGTCAGTATATTGAGAAAAATCTTGTTGATAAAAAACGAGCAAGtactaaaaattaaatgtaTTGAACCTTCAGCATCCGCTTCTCATAGTTGATTTTAGAAGGTCCGACACATTCACCATGAAAGCTTTGGTTACACTGGACGAAGCCAGCATTGAACTTTGCCATCGAAGGAAGTCTGAGGACCTGAAGATGGTCCATTTTGTCTTCACATCTAGTATACAGAGCCTCGCACAGCTTTGAGGATTGATATTCATTCGCCAGCATGATATTCTTATACCCCTGCAGTCGATGTGGCAATAAGCAAAAAATTGAGAATTACATAAAACTATGCTTGTTGCAATCAATGAAAACCTTTTCAATCTCTTCATCCAATTTATCAACTGATTTTTTTGCATGGTGACGACCAAAATGCTGTTCATCAAAGACGTTCATTGCTGCCTGTCTGTGCTCTTCATGAGCCTTTTGCAAAGACTCCGCTGGCATTGGTAAAACCATTTTAGCCATCCTCTCATTGTACAGTTTTAGACACCGCTCCAGGATACCCTTGTTGAAGACTTCCACAAGGGACCCAGTGGATGGTATCTCTCCTTTATTCAGCGCATCAAGAATCTGGAAACAAAGTTGTCATTTAAGAGCAAAGGTTAAAAAAAGGTCATAAGTATACAAACACATTTGATTACAATCAGGACAATCGATGCACAATCACCTGCTCAAGGAAAGATACAAACTCCTTCCCGTTGAGAGATTTACCCTGGACAATTTTTGGACGAATAATAGATGCTACAACTTCTTTTAATTGCTCCCTCTTCTTGACATAAAGAGGATCAAGCTCAGCGTCCTTCATGTCACAAAGCTTTGTGCGCTGAAGATGGGGCTGTTAAAGAAATATGCATGTTATTATATCTTATTCTATCACTCTGGGAAGTTCTTATACAAAATGCTCAAATCTAAAGGCATACCAAGGTCCAAGTATGCTATAATACCTTAGCATGCATCTTTACTAATCCATAATACCAATGCAACTACATAACAAACAAAacaatattttccttcattttctggggagagggtaggATGGGGTTTGCCAGGTAGAAGTCTAGGAGATGATAAAGCTATCGTTTAGCAACCACCTACACTTATGGACATTCAATAATCTTTCATATAAGTTTAATTGGTTCCCCACATCCCTTAAACCCCCACTTCTGGAAACAAGATGGGGGTGGGAGTGGGAGGAGAGTCCAATATGATGCTATAGTTGTATGATGTGACTTGCTTAAGTAAACCAATGCTTTATCAAAAGCGAAAAGCGCCAAGGTCTGCTATAAAGCACATTCAAAAAGCACATGCTTTTCTAAAGAATATtgcaaatgaaaagaaaatgaacAATGTGTGTATAGGGTTTTGTTATTACTAGATTAGCAGTTGTGTCCACTTTCATATTCCAACTCCTAGCAAAATAATAACCATAGTAATGGGAATGACTTTTTTGTCTTTCGACCAGAAAAGTTAAACCCAATTATATTCTCTCTTGATATTTTGCCCCCTCTTATTTTCCCATTGATTTACAGTGGTTGCCGGACCTCCGACTAGATTGGCCCCTGTTAAACTACGGCAGTTACCTTGGCAATCTTTCTTTACAGGAGCTCTCCAGATGGGCTTTGCTGCCAGATATAGTGTATATATCATTGACTCCCCAAAATGTGGTTGTAGATCTTATTATGCTGATATTTTGAAGCCTAGTCAGTCATCCGTTACTTTGCAATTCTGAATGGAGGGTGTCAATTGGCAGCCTAGCATGTCAGCTCGGACTACAGGGATATCAAAAAGGAAGTCAGACTGGAGGCATAGAGAAACGGCTGATTTAGAGAGCTAAGGGAGCTTTCAGGAGGGAAAGAGATGAATTAATGGGCAGGAAGTAGCAGCTGTAAGTGCAGGAAGTTGAGATGGTAGAGGTAGTGGTAGCATCTGAAAATGGGCAACAGCAGAGACAACATTGATGGCGACATTGAAGAAATCAATAGGAGGAGAATTGGGTACAAAGAAAAGGACGAGGGGTGTGTTTggtgaaggaaaatgttttcctgtGTAGTCTTAGAAGAAAATATGTATTAAAGCTTGATAATAATATCAGCAAATTGGATAGCACTTCTATTTAGAAAATCTAATGAAACTTTTGAGTGTTAAAGATTGATGATAAAGTCTAAATAAGAGTTGGAATAGTTGCAACAGATTTTCACCCTTTTGATGGAACAAGTTTTCCTCGAAAAATATTTTCGGGTAATCAAACACCAAAAGATGACTTCCTTGTGGATAATATTTTATTGGATAGGGATTTCCATCATACTAGAGACACCTACGTCATATTCCTTTTAATATCTTGGTGGAAACTAGCTACCGGTATGATCTAAGGAGATCAGAAAGTAGTGTGAATTTCAATAGTAGAGTAGGCTACTTCCTATTATCGTCGGGTGGCTAAGTGGACATCTTGTTGGCGGCATCGGTGCATGCAAGATGTATTCAGGTGGTTTCTGGATTATTTTCTAACAAAGTTACCAAGAAAAGATAAACCTAATGGCATCTTCTTCAAAAGCAAGATACCATGATCATAAGAAGAGTGGAGATGGATGATGGAATAGCCCGGGTCCCAGCACCAGTAAAAAAGGTGCACATGGTCAGAGTAGGGAAATAATACATCCCAAAAGGTGCACAAATCACGTAGAGAAACAATATATACCTAGAATTATACAGGATGTTTTCTTTAGGTTAAGATATAACATCTCGTGATTGTTGCAGTCACAAAATTATCGAAATGACAAGTCTACTGCACTAAGCTGTGAAATGCAGAACTCAAGGAAGAAGAAATAGATCAATGGACAGAAGTAGTTAGGCCATACTTGTGGTAAGCTGAAGGCTGTGCTATTATCACCCATTATGGCTAAAGAATCTCGAATCTGGTTCACCTGAAACCATGCATTACAatcaaaactaatttttttagtCAAGTTTCTTCATCATATGCAGACATCAAGAGTACAAAAAAGAGCACCTGATCAATATTTTTATCACCTGTGGTAACAGAAAAAGCAACCATAGTTAGCTTATACTAGGCTTCATAGttatttattatgcatgcatataaAGGTAACTGAACCAACCATTGCTATTAGGGACATGTCGTAGAGCTTCATCAACCATTTCTTGCACAGATTTTCCTTCTGTAAAAGGTACAAGCTTAGACAAATTACAAAAGAAGGAACAGAAACAAAAGGCATCTTGTTATTAGATGGTAGAGTACTGTGAAAACTCTTGTGATAAATTGTACATTAAGCAGAAAATATTAAGCACTTCAGCGCATTTTGTTCATTTACATCCCCTAGTCCATAAAGGATGTCACATTCACAAAATGTCAAGCAATTGCACTAATGAAGTTTTGAGGCATCATTTCCCTACTTACGCAGAAAATCACGTTGGATGAGCCATAGTAGTTTTGCAGGTTCAAACGCAACATCTTGCCCCTACACAACATCCATCAACTGAGCATGTCATATAACTTCTTAAGTAACTCTTCTTTCGTTGCCCCTTTCAATGAGGCAGAAAATTAATAGACTTCATGAATCCAAAATGCTTACCTTTACTCTGGCCACAAGGAGAGAAGAGATACAAGGATGAAACAATAGAGAGTCAGAAAAGAAACAGAGAGAATGTGAAGCTGAACAAGAAACCAAAGGTCAAACATAAACTAGAAACTTTTGAAACTAGTTAGATTTGAACCTTCCATAGAACTCCTCCGCAAGTTCAACTGCGAATGACAGCCGGGATATGTCAGCTTCACGTATCTAATACATACAACacaatgcaaaaaaaaatatgattaggGAGAGCCCTTATACATTTAAGAAAATAGGGCAGGAAATAAGCTACCACTCTCAGGGCCAAAGCTTTAACCATATTAGGATGACTTAAGAATTTTCCAACCAATATGCAGACAAGAATAGGTGGAGCAAGAACTGCTTTTTACACAAATGGGTAGTCAACCATTACATTCTTTGTTTATCTTCTACCATTTGCTCGCCCCTTGTGTGATTAAATGAGCTTAAAGAAAATTTCTACGTGATAGCAATTATATTTTGCTCAGCTGGCAGACTCTTTATAGCACGGCTCTTCATCAATTAAATGTTGCGCATCACCTACTTATGTTGAATAACTCCGACATTGGAGTAAAATATCAACATTATATCctttaatatattatttgtaCTTGTCAAAAGAACAAAGAAATGCAAGCTacacacaacctatctctagtTTATTAGCAAGTAAAATTTGGGTTTTCATTTATGTGTAATTGGGTTAAGTCCCATGCTGACATGCTTCACAATTACATGAGACCTTCAATTATTACTCTTTTAGATGGTGGTGTCCAGCCAAGCTTGCATGTAATTTGCAAGGTAATTTGCAATTATTAAACACTCGCATGCTAATGCTAGTGATGTCAGAGGCACCCTTAAACAACATGTCAGTGCAGGCACTAACACGTGCCTCAGAGACATGAGCTCTTTCATGAAGAGAGCGGCACCAAGTAAAGTGATGCATTTACTTATTAAGAGAAAATGTTATAGATAAATATATTGGTGGTTAGTAAGAGGATGTTTAATTTTAAGTACAAAAGAGGTAGTCATTAGATCTGAACAAGATACTTAAAATTGTATTTGCATCTGAATCAGCTATTTAAAGTGGGTTTGAACTTGATTGACAAGGTTTTTAACTCCATATACTTGCCAACGCAgaattttcaaatactttgtcCACACAATCATTATTTGTGTTTACAACCTTTTCTTTTGCAttacatttatattttttaaaattctgcCTGTGTGTTTTGCACCCTATGTGAGCACGCATCGTCAGTCCGAAGcctagaattaaaaaaaaattgcaatagGTTGATTGCCGGCATAAAACTAGTCAATTTATGATCAAGCAAAATGAATATTAAGTATTCATATAACTGACATCATCCATGCGGGAGTGAAGTGTAGTTTTTGTTCATTTAcattcttatttcttttcttcatcCGTGTCATATTTCACTAAACCACGTGCTTTAGTTCTGCTTTACACTTGTAGAAGTAACATATCTTCACGCTATTTTAAGTTGTTCACCTTTGACATCGCTGGCTACTGTGATCCTCTACCTTCTCGTCCCATCATGTCTACAGACAAAATAATAGCTCTCAAGAAATTTATGATGACATGGTTGTTAAATGTATGAGGCTGTTCAGTATAGTCTCATCATCTCGGGACATTATTGTGCATGCTTCTTTAGCACCTAAAAACCTGCTAGAAGCTATATCAATGTTCTTTGATTATCAAAACCTATGGCCATTTTTCCTTGAACAAATGCTCAATTCAGAACGATCCACCACATTTCATACATCCTATGGCTATCCTCACTAATGATTCTTGTAAATACATTCAAGAAATCCACTATCCACATCAattgtaatatcaatatttGAAGTAATTCAAAAAGGACATAAAATTGCCCATTCCTATCAATTATCTATTCAAAAGGGGGAAGTCATAAAAATCCCAAGACAAAACAAAGCACGACGAGAAGTTCAAAAATGTTAAATTCTGCTAACTACAAAAAAAGTTCAGAACGTTCTACCTATTACATGCATCACTCTCCTATTCCAGCCTCTCTTACAGACAAAATCAAAAGCTGCAAGAAACCTTATTTGGGGCAGAAATCTAGGCGTCGAAAGATTACTCTTGTTGAATAGGGTTATTACACTTCACCTGTAGAAGTCGGGGAACTGGGAATAAGACCGCTAAAGGCCTTTAAGAAGCCACTACAGGCAAGTGATTGTGGAAGATAAGAAGAGAAATGCTTATGATAATGACGACAGAGGATAAGTATTAATGGAGGGGTAGTGGAAAATCTAGGAGGCTACCTCACCTTTTGGGAGGTGATTTTGAAGAGGTGGGCAGATTTAGCAAGAATGTTAAGTTtgctattttaaaaagaaaaaagaaacataaATTTTTGGAACTATGGTGTTCTCTTGAGGTGGGACTTTAAGGACGGAAAATTGTTTCCCATGCAGATTACAACAGTGCAATGGCTGAGAATGTGGCCTCAGAGTATGAGGATGCTATTTTATTCGGGACATCCGGTTTAGAAGAGAACTAAATTAGTGGGAGTTAAAGGACTTGCCTTAATAATTGGTTCATCTCATTCATATGAAGAAGGATCTGAAGGAGATGGAAAGGGACAGCAAAAGGACATGGGAGCATCACCTCGAGTCATCATATGATATGCTACTTGTAAGAGAGAGGAAGAGCTTCCACATGGGCCTGGTTGGGTGCCCCAGTCACCTAAGAAGGTATTTTGAACTATGAGCTGATTGGGAAGCTAGAAAATTGGAGGGGGAGGAAGGTGCTGATACTAGCTGGTGGTTTTGGTCCAAGCAGCGGAAGATGTTAACCAGCTACTGTTGTACATTGCAATATTGCCCTAACACTATGGAATGTTTTACTATATAGTCCCTTTGTCTCATTTTATGTGCACCGTTTGACTTGGCAcagtgtttaagaaaaaaaggaagactGTTGAAACTTGTGGTATAAAACAATCCTTTGATATTTGTGTGGCtgtaaattatttcattaagggtaaaaggagaattttaaagttaaattatttccaATTATATTAAGGTGACATTCTTTTAGGgattgactaaaaagaaaagcatGCCACATAAAATGGGATGGAGGGAGTAATTACAAGAGGAATCAGTTAGAAAATGGAAGGCATGGAATAAAGGGTGGAAATAGTGACAGAATGAAAGTTACTCAGCATGTGGTATGGACTATTTAGAGGAGAAATAGAAGTGCTTTTGAAGGAAGGAAACGACAGCCTCCcaaatttaaaacatcatttttGCATATCTCTTGAGAACTTATACAAAGTTATTCATTGAAAGTAACACATTTGTAGTGTGAATTATGCAACTGCCTCATCTAAAAGCTTAATTCACATGTGGGCCAAATTCTTTTTCATAGGTCAAGCACGTGAATCTTTTTTTAACTAAGGATGACGGTAAGACTTGAACTTAGGACCTATGTTTTCTCTGATTCATGATGTATCCAGTGACAACCTCATCTAAAAGCTTATACGGTTGGTGAAGGCACGCTTCTATTCACTTTATTATATCTTCAACACATATAGTTTTTTTTGCTTTGTATACATCTTGTATCTCCAAAGGTTGCCAAGGTAACACTTATTCCttcctttctatttttttaaagatggTATCTGCACAAGTTGCATGCACCTCGACTGTTCTACCAGGTATCTGCTACCTCCCACCGACACATGCGTTGGGTAACTTTACCCACCTAGACTTGGACAAATAGGAAGAAATGACCAAGACTTTTTTGCCATGATTGGGATTTGAACTCCGTTTCTTGTGGTTTTCATCCCACTTTATTGAGCTTCTAGATGTACAAAGACCAGTTTCTATTCTGGATAATGACAGGCGCATAGGAAAACAAGATGTTATCTAACATCAGCGTCAAACCCTACTTTTCAGCTAAGTACCAGCAGCACAAAataactctccaaacgtcgtacATCACACCCTTGGGAGCTATAACGCTTACAccctaaggggtcgtttggtatcTAGCAAGGAAGTAACCTATTCATGTATTAGTTTATGTATAAGTTGTACAACGTTTGGTAGCGAGTTAGGAAATAAGTTGTTCATGTAAAAATTAATACGACGTTTGGTTTGCAATTTAGAAacctgcataactaatacatgtataagttatgaggGAATTGGTGTATTATCTTACGCGGAGTAGTATTATCTTATGCGGAGTAGAAGATGGAATAACTAATACCTACATAACCAATACCTGCATAACTAATATCTGCATGATTCTAACTAgctaccaaatgaccccttaatGTTTAATCACATTTTGGCAAAAAGTTGTTGAATTGACCAATTCACCCCCAAAAGTAATGCTTACGGCCTTACGCAAACCACTATGTTATCACTATATTTCTAATTGCCATCTCAGTTTTTCTCCACCAATAATACCAATAATCAGGAAAAagttttttccttctttcaaattctctCAAATGTTCGTGTAATCTTTTGATGTATGAACTTAGTATGTTGTTCGCACGTTCTTTTTTTGGTATAAATGTATATAGTTATACATGTTATGatttgctttttttttcttttctatttttactaACCCAAGTTTTAAATGTTCTAATACTTACTTTAAACTCACCACATACTCATCATCATTACATTATGGAGTCAGATTCAATAGTTCAGCAAGAAATGAAGTTCTTGATCTATCATGTAATTTAAAATTGCATACTCATTCTATAATCTGTTAAGCAACATCTTTATACAGCAAAACAGAAAGAAGATACATAGAGCTTGTTTGgattggattgacttattttaagtgctTTTAGGCCAAAACAGCTTTTAAGCAATTTTGGAGTGTTTGGGTAAATTAAAAAAGTGCTCATAAGCATTGGTATTaagctaaaatgataaaaaaagtcaaaagccataagttaggatttctaacttatggcttttggcttataagtcaaaagctaaaagccaatccaaacaggtcTCATATTTCGCTTtcattcttttactttttgagatgGATAGAGGAAGAATAAAGTAGTTTTGAAGCAGAGAATATTATCATGGAGAGGCCTCACTATCAAGAAACTAGCCTGATTATAGTTTGAGATAGAAATAACCTATCTAAAACATGGTTTGTCCCTCCCCAACCCTTCCTCACACCCCTCTTTCATAAGAATGGCTGTCACATATTTTTGTGAGATAATAATTGATACCCTTCTCCAACGACTCATCTCTACAGAGGGGATACATTCTCTGTATTTCATCAGTCAACACTTCAGGGACAACTAATAACCAATCGGGTTCTGTTCAAAAAAAATTTTGTTTCACCAACTTTTATTGTCATGCCCTgaatataaattgaaattaGGATTAATTTGTACAACTTCATAGAAAGAGAGTGGAAATTATAGGCAGAGTAACACACCGTCTCAGGGAGATTATATATAAGCACAGAACTCATAACAGCTGCAAGGGCAAAAATCCTGAGAAACAAAAAGCATCAAGAAACAACTGTGTTTAGTCAGATGTATATGGTAGACTGCAACATCTAAAGATTAGCATATTACCGGTCATCGTATACATTAGATTTTCCAATGCTTTCAAAACCTTCTGTGTCAAGGTAAAAAACAGAAGTTTTTACTCCATTGATATCCATCTCTACTGGAGTGCCCCAAACCCATATCCCTGgaagaaaatgaaaggaaaggAAGAAGTTAAATGATGTCCAGATCTCTTTTTGAAACAACAGTGTCCAGCAAAATCTTGCATATACACCTTTTGTCTTTGTATCACGCATATGCCCAACACCAAAACCTGCAAAGTAGAACTCTATCAATCAGTGGCTTTAAAACCTGCAGAAAAAAACTTGCAGCTACCAAGGTAACAGCAAACTTTATCAACTAAAACAAAAAGTGAGTTCAGCTATCAAAAAAAGAGGGCACCGGACCTTCATAACAAGACAGGGAAAGGAGCTGATTAAGAGTAAATGATTTTCCCGAACGATATGGACCAATAACCTGGTCAAACATTTTGCAGAAATGTCAATATACCAGAAAAGACACTGGTGGCAAATAAAATTAAGGTAAGAAACAGCTCCGCTAGCAACTTCTCCAAGAAAACCATATTCAGATGCACAAAAAGACAGATACTTGATAATCAAAACCGGTGCCTGCAAGAttccaaaaaaaagaagcagcATCTAACAGTAATCCCTGTGTGCCAGTAAAGTAACCTAATTTCCTTCTTGGACCAttctgaaaagaaaaaaatgacctttttcttttcaatagAGAATTTTTCACTTCCGTTTTTCTTATTTCTCCCTCTCACAATTAGACAGATATGAATTACATCTCTTCAAGATTAATTCAAATTGatgctattttttttttaaatggaaaGTATTAAAACTTGATGCAAAACCTTACCAAGTGATGTTTTCACTTTTCCACTTCAAAACagttattttgaatattttttcaatcaATGCAGTAATCTGTTGGGAGATT
This DNA window, taken from Solanum dulcamara chromosome 3, daSolDulc1.2, whole genome shotgun sequence, encodes the following:
- the LOC129882784 gene encoding uncharacterized protein LOC129882784, with the translated sequence MKLSWRIAVFYTLLCIFASGSYSIENFNQAFPIIEPDPGHTKLRLSREGLEAIEKITTPIAAVAVIGPYRSGKSFTLNQLLSLSCYEGFGVGHMRDTKTKGIWVWGTPVEMDINGVKTSVFYLDTEGFESIGKSNVYDDRIFALAAVMSSVLIYNLPETIREADISRLSFAVELAEEFYGRVKGQDVAFEPAKLLWLIQRDFLQGKSVQEMVDEALRHVPNSNGDKNIDQVNQIRDSLAIMGDNSTAFSLPQPHLQRTKLCDMKDAELDPLYVKKREQLKEVVASIIRPKIVQGKSLNGKEFVSFLEQILDALNKGEIPSTGSLVEVFNKGILERCLKLYNERMAKMVLPMPAESLQKAHEEHRQAAMNVFDEQHFGRHHAKKSVDKLDEEIEKGYKNIMLANEYQSSKLCEALYTRCEDKMDHLQVLRLPSMAKFNAGFVQCNQSFHGECVGPSKINYEKRMLKMLEKSKSSFIKDYNHRLFNWLVAFSLFMVVVGRFVIKFILVEIGAWILFIFLETYTRMFWSAESLYYNPMWHFIVATWETLVYSPILDLDRWAIPVCIMAVIFVVYWRCYGRRKHGPMLLLPMYSNPKDRHRTE